In Neorhizobium sp. NCHU2750, a single genomic region encodes these proteins:
- the cobO gene encoding cob(I)yrinic acid a,c-diamide adenosyltransferase translates to MKDIDQSTEERHRAKMVNRKAVQDAEVAEKTVEKGLLIVHTGPGKGKSTAAFGLALRMLGNNRRVGIVQFIKGAWSTGEQPALATFGDRVVWHTMGEGFTWETQDIKRDIAAAERAWAKALDLMADDSIGLVILDELNIALRYDYLDLESVVASLATRRPDLHVVVTGRNAKPALIEAADLVTEMTLVKHHFKAGVKAQAGIEF, encoded by the coding sequence TTGAAGGATATCGATCAGTCCACTGAGGAGCGCCATCGCGCCAAGATGGTCAACCGCAAAGCTGTTCAGGATGCGGAAGTGGCCGAGAAAACCGTCGAAAAAGGGCTTCTCATCGTCCATACCGGACCGGGCAAGGGCAAATCGACGGCGGCCTTCGGGCTGGCGCTGCGCATGCTCGGCAATAATCGCCGCGTCGGCATCGTACAGTTCATCAAGGGCGCCTGGTCGACCGGTGAACAGCCGGCGCTTGCGACATTCGGCGATCGTGTCGTCTGGCACACGATGGGCGAGGGGTTCACCTGGGAAACCCAGGATATCAAGCGGGACATTGCCGCTGCCGAGAGGGCATGGGCCAAGGCGCTCGACCTGATGGCCGACGACTCGATCGGTCTCGTCATTCTCGACGAACTCAATATCGCGCTGCGTTACGACTATCTCGATCTTGAGAGCGTCGTTGCTTCGCTCGCGACGCGGCGCCCCGACCTGCATGTGGTCGTGACCGGCCGCAATGCCAAGCCGGCGCTGATCGAGGCTGCCGATCTCGTCACCGAGATGACGCTGGTCAAGCACCATTTCAAGGCCGGGGTGAAGGCCCAGGCCGGTATCGAGTTCTGA
- a CDS encoding DUF1636 domain-containing protein, whose protein sequence is MTDEVQKDDGSLADDGNAGEIDVTIFVCTNCRESTNSTVRPGVALIEALREAAEGKPLAIKPVTCLSNCDKGPSAAFNRRSGWSYVFGHLSTENADDIVTGAMMLAADERGLLPLRSRPTCLRGKGMTARIPPFHHHEDMPA, encoded by the coding sequence ATGACGGATGAAGTGCAAAAAGACGATGGAAGTCTGGCCGACGACGGCAATGCCGGCGAGATCGACGTGACGATCTTCGTCTGCACCAATTGCCGCGAGTCAACCAACAGCACGGTCCGCCCCGGTGTCGCACTGATAGAGGCATTGAGAGAGGCGGCCGAAGGCAAGCCGCTTGCGATAAAGCCCGTCACCTGCCTTTCCAATTGCGACAAGGGGCCGAGCGCCGCCTTCAATCGCCGCTCCGGCTGGTCCTATGTGTTCGGCCATCTCTCGACCGAAAATGCCGACGACATCGTCACCGGCGCAATGATGCTGGCCGCCGACGAACGCGGCCTGCTTCCCCTTCGCAGCCGCCCGACATGCCTGCGCGGCAAGGGCATGACGGCCCGCATCCCCCCCTTCCATCATCACGAGGACATGCCTGCATGA
- the cobW gene encoding cobalamin biosynthesis protein CobW, producing MSVNSAPKFDRVPCTVVTGFLGAGKTTLIRNLIEKLDGKRLAIIVNEFGDVGIDGEVLKGCGIESCPDDNIIELANGCICCTVADDFVPAIDQILAREPRVDHILIETSGLALPKPLVQAFQWPAVKARVTVDGVVAVVDGVALAEGRVADDHVALEAQREADGSIDHDDPVEEVFEDQVACADMIVLTKTDLLDQASLAAAKGRVQAHLPRAVKIVPAAKGAVDPGVLIGLGLAVEDDIENRKTHHDDEEDHDHDEFDSFVIDLPAVTDAEALAERISATAEAENVLRIKGFIDVANKPMRLQVQAVGSRVNHYFDRAWAPGEIRQSRLVVIGEKGIDRAAIEKMLAA from the coding sequence ATGAGCGTCAATTCCGCCCCCAAGTTCGATCGCGTACCCTGCACCGTCGTCACCGGCTTTCTCGGTGCCGGCAAGACCACGCTGATCCGCAACCTGATCGAAAAGCTCGACGGCAAGCGGCTGGCCATCATCGTCAACGAATTCGGCGATGTCGGCATCGATGGCGAAGTGCTCAAAGGTTGCGGCATCGAAAGCTGCCCAGACGATAACATCATCGAGCTCGCAAACGGCTGCATCTGCTGCACGGTCGCAGACGATTTCGTCCCCGCGATCGACCAGATCCTCGCCCGCGAACCGCGCGTTGATCATATCCTGATCGAAACCTCGGGCCTCGCTCTGCCCAAGCCGCTCGTCCAGGCCTTCCAGTGGCCGGCCGTCAAGGCTCGCGTCACCGTCGATGGCGTCGTTGCCGTCGTCGATGGCGTGGCGCTGGCCGAAGGCCGTGTTGCCGACGACCATGTGGCGCTCGAAGCCCAGCGCGAGGCAGACGGCTCGATCGACCACGACGACCCGGTCGAGGAAGTCTTCGAGGATCAGGTTGCCTGCGCCGACATGATCGTGCTGACCAAGACCGACCTGCTCGATCAGGCGTCGCTCGCTGCCGCCAAGGGCCGTGTCCAGGCGCATCTGCCGCGCGCGGTGAAGATCGTGCCGGCTGCCAAGGGCGCCGTCGATCCGGGCGTGCTGATTGGCCTTGGCCTTGCTGTCGAGGACGATATCGAAAACCGCAAGACCCATCACGACGACGAGGAAGACCACGATCACGACGAATTCGACAGCTTCGTCATCGATCTTCCGGCCGTGACTGACGCGGAAGCTCTGGCAGAGCGTATCTCCGCCACGGCGGAAGCGGAAAACGTGCTGCGCATAAAGGGCTTCATCGACGTCGCGAACAAGCCGATGCGCCTGCAGGTTCAGGCAGTAGGATCGCGCGTGAACCATTATTTCGACCGCGCCTGGGCGCCCGGCGAAATCCGCCAGAGCCGCCTCGTCGTGATCGGCGAAAAGGGTATTGATCGCGCTGCAATCGAGAAGATGCTGGCGGCCTGA